A window of the Methyloprofundus sp. genome harbors these coding sequences:
- a CDS encoding DNA polymerase III subunit alpha — MQPKFIHLRLHSEYSLVDGVVKVKPLINQLSALDMPAVAITDQSNLFALVKFYRAALGKGIKPIAGADVLIFNPTDATQPYRLTLLAKNNIGYVTLTELISKAYQEGQHLGIPMIRREWLEQNNEGLIALSGGMEGDIGLALLAQDTSPAKQMAQYWSELFPQSFYLELCRVGKRQEETYIANAVQLAAELGLPVVATNNVRFLTTENFEAHEVRVCINQGRVIDDSRRPKDYTPQQYLRSTEEMLALFADIPEALANTVEIAKRCNVSLTLGENFLPDFPVPEGMSLDEFFINESKKGLNRRLEKYPAVGNGTLAENRVAYDERLKMELDIIVQMGFPGYFMIVADFIQWAKDNAIPVGPGRGSGAGSLVAYVLDITDLDPIEFDLLFERFLNPERVSMPDFDVDFCMDRRDEVIDYVARNYGREKVSQIITYGSMAAKAVIRDVGRVMSHPYSFVDRLSKLVPFEIGMTLTKALKEVPEFQDLYDNDIEVKTLMDMALSLEGTVRNAGKHAGGVVIAPTRLTDFSPLYCEQGGGNLVTQFDKDDVEAVGLVKFDFLGLRTLTIIDWALQTINKKQTELGESLVDITQIPRDDAASYELLTNAQTTAVFQLESRGMKELIKKLKPDCFDDIIALVALFRPGPLESGMVDDYINVKHGAKAEYAHPVLVPVLEPTNGVILYQEQVMQIAREMGGYTLGGADLLRRAMGKKKVEEMAQQRAIFTKGAVEGGIEEDIATYVFDLMEKFAGYGFNKSHSAAYALVAYQTAWLKRHYPAAFMAAVLSSDLDNTDKIVILIDECQNMKLPVIPPNINISNYQFTVNDKYEIVYGIGAIKGVGEAAIEDLLKEREKNGEFKGLYDLCKRVDLRKVNRRVFEALIRAGAFDVFNENRASHLAELPTALKVAERHVKMAAVGQNDLFGLAVNAESREDEIKDYSHKVPVWSEKERLALEKLALGLFLTGHPIDQYRAELNNFVSGSLANNLATIEKSRGKIEVRLAGILVGVRTRLDRKGQTMAFLTLDDKGSRMDVTIYAERFEVFKDILSADEVLIVEATAQLNGYSGMLSIIADKVFTMEQAREDYARCLMLEWDSNDLAEKAQDFMSNLQEVILPFAGGRCMLVVNYQSATEKASVQLGDSWRVHPTDELMDRLQRIFKQTDAVHVKYR; from the coding sequence ATGCAGCCCAAATTTATCCATTTACGCCTCCATTCTGAATACTCTCTCGTAGATGGAGTGGTGAAGGTAAAGCCATTGATAAATCAATTATCTGCATTGGATATGCCTGCGGTTGCGATCACCGATCAATCTAATCTATTTGCTTTAGTAAAATTCTACCGTGCTGCGTTAGGTAAAGGCATTAAACCTATTGCTGGTGCAGATGTTTTAATCTTTAACCCAACTGATGCAACACAACCCTATAGACTTACCTTATTAGCCAAAAATAATATCGGTTACGTCACTTTGACTGAACTTATTTCTAAAGCTTATCAAGAAGGGCAACACCTAGGTATTCCTATGATACGTCGGGAATGGTTGGAGCAAAATAACGAGGGTTTGATTGCTTTATCAGGAGGTATGGAAGGCGATATTGGTCTCGCTTTATTGGCGCAAGATACAAGTCCTGCCAAACAAATGGCTCAATATTGGAGTGAGTTGTTCCCGCAAAGTTTTTATTTGGAATTATGCCGAGTTGGTAAGCGCCAGGAAGAAACGTATATTGCCAATGCGGTGCAATTAGCGGCAGAGTTAGGTTTACCTGTGGTAGCAACCAATAATGTACGTTTTTTAACAACAGAAAACTTTGAGGCGCATGAAGTACGAGTGTGTATTAATCAGGGCAGGGTGATTGATGATTCACGCCGACCGAAAGATTATACCCCACAACAATATTTACGTAGTACCGAAGAAATGTTGGCTCTGTTTGCCGATATTCCTGAAGCTTTGGCTAATACCGTTGAAATTGCCAAACGTTGTAATGTTAGCCTAACCCTTGGTGAGAATTTTTTACCTGATTTTCCTGTGCCCGAAGGCATGTCTTTGGATGAGTTTTTTATCAATGAATCTAAAAAAGGCTTAAATAGACGCTTAGAAAAATATCCCGCTGTTGGTAATGGTACGCTGGCAGAGAATAGGGTAGCTTACGATGAACGTCTAAAAATGGAACTGGATATTATCGTACAAATGGGTTTCCCTGGCTATTTTATGATTGTGGCCGATTTTATTCAATGGGCCAAAGATAATGCAATTCCAGTTGGGCCAGGGCGTGGGTCGGGTGCGGGGTCATTGGTGGCTTATGTCTTGGATATTACCGACTTAGATCCAATTGAATTTGATTTGTTATTCGAGCGTTTTTTAAATCCCGAACGGGTTTCCATGCCTGATTTTGATGTCGATTTTTGTATGGATCGACGTGATGAAGTGATTGATTATGTCGCGCGAAATTATGGGCGTGAGAAGGTTTCCCAGATTATCACTTATGGCTCGATGGCTGCTAAAGCGGTAATTCGTGATGTCGGTCGGGTAATGAGTCATCCCTATAGTTTTGTCGATCGACTCTCCAAATTAGTGCCGTTTGAAATTGGTATGACCTTGACCAAGGCATTAAAGGAAGTGCCTGAGTTTCAAGATTTGTATGATAATGATATCGAGGTAAAAACCTTGATGGATATGGCCTTGTCTTTAGAAGGCACGGTCAGAAATGCGGGGAAACATGCGGGTGGGGTGGTAATTGCCCCGACGCGATTGACCGATTTTTCGCCTTTGTATTGTGAGCAAGGTGGCGGCAATTTAGTTACCCAGTTTGATAAAGATGATGTTGAAGCAGTGGGCTTGGTTAAGTTTGACTTTTTAGGCTTGCGCACCCTGACTATTATTGATTGGGCACTACAAACCATTAATAAAAAGCAGACAGAGTTGGGTGAGTCGCTGGTAGATATTACTCAAATCCCACGCGATGATGCCGCTTCTTATGAGTTATTAACCAACGCACAAACTACAGCAGTCTTCCAGCTGGAATCCCGTGGCATGAAAGAGCTGATTAAGAAGCTCAAGCCCGATTGTTTTGATGACATTATTGCTTTGGTAGCTTTGTTTCGTCCTGGGCCATTAGAGTCAGGTATGGTGGATGACTATATTAATGTCAAACATGGTGCCAAAGCGGAGTATGCACACCCTGTATTAGTGCCGGTGTTAGAGCCAACCAATGGGGTTATTTTATACCAAGAGCAAGTGATGCAAATTGCTCGTGAAATGGGCGGTTATACCTTAGGTGGCGCAGATTTATTACGCCGGGCCATGGGTAAAAAGAAAGTGGAAGAAATGGCGCAACAACGGGCTATTTTTACCAAAGGAGCAGTGGAAGGCGGTATTGAAGAAGACATTGCCACCTATGTATTTGACTTGATGGAAAAGTTTGCGGGTTATGGTTTTAATAAATCGCACTCTGCTGCTTATGCATTGGTTGCTTATCAAACGGCTTGGTTAAAAAGGCATTATCCTGCCGCATTTATGGCAGCGGTGTTATCATCTGACTTGGATAATACCGATAAAATCGTCATTTTAATTGATGAATGTCAAAATATGAAATTGCCAGTGATTCCACCTAATATTAATATTTCTAATTATCAATTTACCGTCAATGATAAATATGAAATTGTTTATGGTATCGGAGCTATTAAGGGAGTCGGTGAAGCGGCTATAGAAGACTTGCTGAAAGAGCGCGAGAAAAATGGTGAGTTTAAAGGCTTATATGATTTGTGTAAGCGAGTTGACTTGCGTAAGGTGAATCGGCGGGTATTTGAGGCTTTGATTCGTGCAGGGGCTTTTGATGTTTTTAATGAAAATCGAGCCAGCCATCTTGCTGAATTACCCACGGCTTTAAAAGTCGCTGAACGGCATGTAAAAATGGCAGCAGTCGGGCAAAATGATTTATTTGGTTTGGCGGTTAATGCAGAGAGCCGTGAAGATGAAATTAAGGATTATTCGCATAAAGTCCCTGTTTGGTCGGAAAAAGAACGCTTGGCTTTGGAAAAACTGGCCTTGGGTTTGTTTTTAACGGGGCACCCGATTGATCAATATCGAGCAGAATTAAATAATTTTGTCAGTGGTAGTTTGGCAAATAATTTGGCGACTATTGAAAAAAGTCGTGGCAAAATTGAAGTGCGTTTGGCAGGTATTCTTGTTGGAGTAAGAACACGTTTGGATCGTAAAGGCCAGACTATGGCTTTTTTGACTTTGGATGATAAAGGCTCGCGCATGGATGTGACCATTTATGCGGAGAGATTTGAAGTCTTTAAGGATATTTTGAGTGCTGATGAAGTGCTGATTGTTGAAGCCACTGCGCAACTCAATGGTTATTCAGGGATGCTGAGTATTATTGCGGACAAAGTCTTTACCATGGAGCAAGCGCGTGAAGATTATGCGCGTTGTTTAATGCTGGAATGGGATAGCAATGATCTAGCTGAGAAAGCGCAGGACTTTATGTCGAATTTACAGGAAGTCATTCTGCCTTTTGCGGGTGGGCGTTGTATGCTGGTGGTTAACTATCAATCTGCAACCGAGAAGGCCAGTGTACAGTTGGGAGATTCTTGGCGTGTGCATCCAACCGATGAATTGATGGATCGCTTGCAACGCATATTTAAACAAACCGATGCAGTCCATGTTAAGTACCGGTAA
- a CDS encoding paraquat-inducible protein A: protein MLSTGKLSHIEACPECDLLIDTAGQVKEGYVSQCPRCLGVLEHPQRLSIKKNFICVLTGLVFYFPAVFLPILKFTMLGNTEAMSIINCVQTLLTTANYGIALIVFFTLMVVPLVKMILIIFVTTSLYYHVKTHFLAISFRWYNNLNAWGMLDIFLLGVLVSAIKLTKDAELEPGWGLYAFVILLLTSALQAQLINQKLLWNLIERHGK from the coding sequence ATGTTAAGTACCGGTAAGTTAAGCCATATAGAAGCATGCCCTGAATGTGACTTGCTGATTGATACTGCGGGTCAGGTTAAAGAGGGTTATGTCAGTCAGTGCCCACGCTGTTTAGGTGTATTGGAACACCCACAGCGATTGTCGATTAAAAAGAATTTTATTTGTGTATTGACGGGTTTGGTATTTTATTTTCCTGCCGTTTTTTTACCCATTTTAAAATTTACCATGCTGGGTAATACGGAAGCCATGTCGATTATCAATTGTGTGCAAACACTATTGACCACAGCAAATTACGGTATTGCTCTCATCGTATTTTTTACCTTAATGGTGGTGCCTTTAGTAAAAATGATACTGATTATTTTTGTTACCACTAGCCTGTATTACCACGTTAAAACACACTTCTTGGCAATAAGCTTTCGTTGGTATAACAACTTAAATGCTTGGGGTATGTTAGATATATTTTTATTGGGAGTATTGGTGTCGGCGATTAAGTTAACTAAAGATGCTGAGCTGGAGCCAGGTTGGGGCTTGTATGCTTTTGTTATTTTATTGTTAACCAGTGCCTTACAAGCACAATTAATCAATCAAAAACTACTGTGGAATTTAATTGAACGTCATGGAAAGTAA
- a CDS encoding paraquat-inducible protein A, whose amino-acid sequence MESKPLSALQQGYLCCRSCHKLIPQKGQTMVHCPRCHSKVYPRIPHSFSQSWALLISGFILYIPANILPIMTLYKGGAIRTDTIMSGIINLINIGMTPIAIIVFIASILVPLLKMLALAMILLAVQCKRQCNVCIRTKLYRIVEFVGRWSMLDIFVISILLGIVKFNNMASVEVEPAAWIFASVVILTMLAAKRFDSRLIWDEINEYQ is encoded by the coding sequence ATGGAAAGTAAGCCACTTTCTGCTTTACAGCAAGGTTATCTTTGTTGTCGCAGTTGTCATAAACTCATCCCACAAAAGGGACAAACTATGGTGCATTGCCCGCGGTGCCATAGTAAAGTTTACCCCAGAATTCCGCATAGCTTTTCGCAAAGTTGGGCCTTATTGATCAGTGGTTTTATTTTGTATATTCCAGCCAATATTTTACCGATAATGACTTTATATAAAGGTGGTGCCATACGTACCGATACCATTATGTCGGGGATTATTAATCTGATAAATATAGGGATGACCCCGATTGCCATTATCGTGTTTATCGCTAGCATTTTAGTGCCATTACTAAAAATGTTGGCCTTAGCGATGATTTTATTGGCAGTGCAATGTAAACGGCAATGTAATGTGTGTATTCGTACTAAACTGTATCGAATTGTTGAATTTGTAGGCCGTTGGTCGATGTTGGATATTTTTGTGATTAGTATTTTATTAGGTATTGTGAAATTTAATAATATGGCTTCTGTAGAAGTCGAACCCGCTGCGTGGATTTTTGCCAGCGTGGTAATCTTGACCATGTTGGCAGCAAAGCGTTTTGACTCCAGACTCATTTGGGATGAAATTAATGAATACCAGTAA